A section of the Acomys russatus chromosome 10, mAcoRus1.1, whole genome shotgun sequence genome encodes:
- the Insig1 gene encoding insulin-induced gene 1 protein: protein MPRLHDHVWSYPSAGAARPYSIPRGMIAAAGCPQGLGAPEPVPRGQRAGTTGCSARPGSWHHDLVQRSLVLFSFGVVLALVLNLLQIQRNVTLFPDEVIATIFSSAWWVPPCCGTAAAVVGLLYPCIDSHLGEPHKFKREWASVMRCIAVFVGINHASAKLDFANNVQLSLTLAALSLGLWWTFDRSRSGLGLGITIAFLATLITQFLVYNGVYQYTSPDFLYIRSWLPCIFFSGGVTVGNIGRQLAMGVPEKPHSD, encoded by the exons ATGCCCAGGCTGCACGACCACGTCTGGAGCTACCCAAGCGCCGGCGCTGCGAGGCCGTACAGCATCCCGCGAGGCATGATTGCGGCGGCCGGCTGTCCGCAGGGCCTCGGAGCCCCCGAGCCGGTGCCCCGGGGCCAGCGAGCGGGAACGACGGGATGCAGTGCGCGGCCAGGCAGCTGGCATCACGACTTGGTGCAGCGGAGCCTCGTGCTCTTTTCGTTCGGCGTGGTCCTGGCTCTGGTGCTCAACCTGCTGCAGATCCAGCGGAATGTCACGCTCTTCCCCGACGAGGTGATCGCCACCATCTTCTCCTCCGCCTGGTGGGTGCCCCCGTGCTGTGGTACAGCCGCCG CTGTTGTCGGCTTACTGTACCCCTGCATTGACAGTCATCTGGGAGAACCACACAAGTTCAAGAGAGAGTGGGCCAGCGTCATGCGCTGTATCGCGGTGTTCGTTGGCATCAACCACGCCAGTGCC AAACTGGATTTTGCCAATAACGTCCAACTGTCTTTGACTTTAGCAGCCctttctttgggcctgtggtggACGTTTGATCGCTCTCGAAGCGGCCTTGGGCTTGGGATCACCATCGCCTTCCTAGCTACACTGATCACTCAGTTTCTTGTGTATAATGGTGTCTACCA gTACACATCTCCAGATTTCCTCTATATTCGTTCTTGGCTCCCATGTATATTTTTCTCAGGAGGCGTCACAGTGGGAAACATAGGACGACAGTTAGCTATG